The sequence below is a genomic window from Brevibacillus agri.
CTTCGTACGCATACGAATGGGAGACGGGAAAGCCTTGCGCCGCGACATGGAAGCGCGCCAACGTCTCCGCTGTCTTTTTCACGTCATAGAGCGACGCGTTGTCGGCTTCCTCGCCGTCGATCAGCTTCATGATCGTGTAATAACGATCCTCGTAAGGAAAAATTTTGGCGCCCTCCGCATCGGAGACGTAGTGCACCGTGTGAACAAAGCCCTTTTGCCTCAAGGCATCGGCTAACTCCGTGACCCATACTGCTTTTTCCAACTGCTTATACCCTTTGATGATCCAGTGTCCCCGGTCTGTTTTGAGCAGATTGACGTTCCTCTTAGGCTTAACCCCGTGCACCTCACAACGAAAAGCTTTTTCGATCGCTGGTATGAGTCCTTTGTTCATAACCGTCCCTCTCAGTACGAAGAGGATTCATCGAGCCCGTCTCCCCAGTTTGGCCATGCGCCTTGCTCTGGCATGGAGGCGACGCACTGGGTAGGCGGGAACATCATGTTGTTGTGAAACGGCTGCGGGCCACGGCTGCTTCTCACGCGTCTGCGCTTTCTGTACTCCGGGCTGGCCGAGGAACACTCACATGATGACGATGACTCCACTGGTTCTGGGCAAACAGGCAGCTTCGCGCGAGGCTGTCTAGGCGGAGACGGTGGATATGGCATAGGCATGGGCGGATGCAGCGGTTGCAGCGGATACAGCGGCATTGGAAGCGGCATCGGACGTATCGGCGGCATTCCGAACGGGATCATCCCCGGGAATGGCGGCATCATCTGCCACGGGCTGACAAACGGCCTGTAGGGAAACATCGGCTGTCCCGGGCCTGGACCTGGGAACGGCCTTTGCCATGGCCCTGGCCCCATCTGCTCCGGACTGACCAGTTGTCTTCCCGGCTGCTGCGGCATAGGCATTCTCGGAGCCGCGCACGGCGGGCAAGGTCGCACAGGCGGGCATGGCCGAAACTTTGGCGCAGGCGGCAGCGGGTGCACTTGCTGCTGCGGCGGTCTCGGTGGCATCGGCATCGGGCGTACCTGCTGTGGCGGCATTGGCTGCAGAGGGCGCACCTGTGTCGGAGGCATCGGCGAAAACGGCCTCACCTGGCCTGGTGGGATGTTTGGCTGAGTCTGAACAGGCGGGCATGGCGGACACTGGATCGCAGGCGGTGTCTGCGGCTGAAGCGGCCTGATCTGTGTAGGCGGCAGCGGCGGTACGTTCGGCATCGCGATGTTCGGCGGGCTGGGAGGCTGGTAAATATACGGGCTTACTTGCGTTGGCTGCACGGGCGGAACGACAGGCCGGGCTGGCGTCGTCGGCACTGGCGGCCTCTGCGGCTCTAGGTTGATGTTCGGTCCGGGTGGCTTTGGCGGAACGACCCTCTCCGGCAGCGGTGCAGGCGTTGGCGTTGGCCGGATCGTCTCTGGCGACACAGACGGGGTTGGCGAAGCCGGTGGCCTTTCCTTCGCTGGCGGCGTAAACGGAATCTCCGGACTCACTCTTGGCTTGGATTCCGATTCAATCCGCACCTCTTCCTCTTGTTCTTCCGGCTCGATCGGACGCCGCTCAATCTGCAGCGGAACTTCCTCCGACTCAGGCTCGGTAATCGGCCGTTCTTTTACATATGGAGCCGCCTCGCTCATCGGGTGAGGCGTTGTTCGTGGCTGTGGTCTGACAGGAACGCGCTTTGCCGGAATTTTGATTCTCGCTCCGGGATAGAGCGTGTCGGGAGTTTTGATCTGGCTGTTTAAGCGCAGCAGTTCCTTGTAATCGACGCCGTATTTTTTGGCGATCTTCCACATGCTCTCGCCTTTTTGTACGATGTGAATCCTCAATGTTTCTCCTCCCTTGCGTAAAAACTCCCTACCATGGTATGCACCCATGGGCGTTTTGCTCCTTTACGCCTTGGCTTTCCTGACCGGGGGAGAAAAAAGAAAAAAAGCCAATTTCTAAAAATTGGCTTTTTGCATATAAAACGGATACGTTCCAAGCTGGCGCACCTGACAGCCGATCGCTTCAATCTCGGCAAAGGCTCCCGGCAGCAGGACATCATCCATTTTTTGCTCGATATCAATGACAAAATAGTAGCTTCCCAATGCTTTTTTCGTCGGGCGGGATTCAATCCGCGACAAGTTGACTTTTCTCCAGGCAAACGCCGCCAGCACCTGGTACAGCGCCCCCGGGAAATCTTCCGGCAGCGTGACGAGAATCGTCGTCTTTTCGCGCGCAGACGCCGGCAGCGCAAGCGGTTCCTGGCCGACGAGCACAAAGCGGGTGTAGTTATTCGAATAATCTTGAATTTGCTCGCGTGCGAATTCCAGCGGATAAATCTCCACATTCAGCCTGGTGCCGACAGCAGCCCACGGCTCTTCGGGATGCTCGCTCACGGTTTTCGCTGCCAGCGCCGTGCTGTTCACGTACTCGATCTGGGCGTGCGGCAAGTTTTCGCGCAAAAAGTTGTGGCTTTGCGCGATCGCCTGCGGATGCGACAAAACTTTCGTAATCGCAGACAAAGGCAGCGGCTGCTCCCTTTTTGCCACCAGCAAGTTTTGCGTAATCGGCAGCGCCAGCTCGGCCATAATCGGCAAGTCGACTTCGTGAATGAGCCAATCCAGGGTGGAGTTGACGGTTCCTTCGATGGAATTTTCCATCGGCACAACCCCGAATGCCACTTCCTTGTTGGAAACGGCGTTCAGCACATCAATAATGCTCGGGTACGGAACGAGCGAGATCGGCTGGTCTTGCGTCAAAGACCGGGCCGCCTCTTCCGTGAACGTTCCGCGAGGTCCGAGAAAAGCGAGTTTCTTCTCCATGGCGTTCTCCTATCCAACTATGCTCTATCTCTGATGGATTTCTACTTGTACGCCATTTTCGTCCGGCTGCAAAATCATGACACGGTAAGTAATGCCGTGCCCTTTCATCACGCTGTCCACGAATGCGCGCAGTCGTCCCTCCTCTTCTGCGGTAGAAAAGAAGCAAAGAATCGTCGGACCCGCGCCGCTCAAGGCAGCGCCTACGGCACCGTGCTCAGTCGCTTTGTCCAGGATTTCGTTCAAGCCAGGTACAAGTTTAGCGCGATACGGCTGGTGCAGCCGATCTGACATAGCCCGTCCCATCAGGTCGAGTCTGCCTTGTGCCAATGCGGCAACGAGCAAACTGCTATGTCCCACATTATATACAACATCTTCCTTGCTGTACACCTGCGGCAAAACGTTGCGCGCCTTTTGCGTCTCCAGCATGAAATCCGGGATGACGACGAGCGTTTGCAACCCGGCGGGAGGGGCGAAGCGAACATACGGGACGGGCTCCCCCGCTTTTTCCGGCATGGTCGCCACGATGATGCCGCCAAACATCGAGGCTCCCACATTGTCGGGGTGTCCCTCCATCGCTGTTGCCCGTGCGAACAGCTCTTCGCGGGTAAATGGCTCCCCGGCAAGCTGATTCGCCGCCACCAGCGCGCCGACAATCGCCGCGGCACTGCTGCCCAGCCCGCGCGTCAAGGGAGCGTCGCTCGAAGCCCGTATCGCCAGCTCCGGAACTGCCAGCCCGGCTTCTGCAAACAAGCCCGCGGCTACTTGATACAACAGATTGCTTTTGTCTGCTGGCGTCCCTTCCAGCTCTTTTCCAACCAGCTCGACGGTTGTCTGCTCGCTTACTTCCATTTCCACTACCGAATACAGTTGAAAAGCCATTCCCAAAGCATCGAAGCCCGGCCCCAGATTGGCTGTGCTTGCGGGAATCGTTACTTTTACGCGCTGCTCGCTCATGACACGACTTCGCTTTCGCTCTGGCGAACCAGTTGCATGACGGCTTCATGTGTCGCAGGCACCGAGCGCGGCTCCTCGCCTACGAGCTTCAGGGCGATGTTCGGGTCTTTCAGGCCATTTCCGGTCAAAACGCAAGCAACCTTGACGCCCTGTGGAAGCTTTCCGGCCTGATGCAGCTTGATGATGCCCGCCAGCGATGCGGCAGATGCCGGTTCGCAGAAGACGCCTTCGTTTTTCGCCAAAAGCTGGTACGCCTGCATGATCTCTTCGTCCGTCACGCTGTCGACGAGTCCGTTCGATTCGGCGATCGCGTTCAGAGCGCCATCCTTGCTCGCAGGGTTGCCGATGCGGATTGCTGTTGCGATCGTCTCCGGATTGGGTACAGGCTGTCCGAGCACGAGAGGCGCCGCTCCCGCTGCCTGGAAGCCGTACATGTGCGGCAAGCGGCTGGATTTGCCCGCTTTCTTGTACTCTTTGAAGCCTTTCCAGTAGGCGGTGATGTTTCCGGCGTTGCCCACGGGAATCGCCAAAATGTCCGGTGCGTCAGCCAAGGCGTCGCACACTTCGAACGCTCCTGTCTTTTGCCCTTCGATCCGGTACGGGTTGACGGAATTGACGAGCGTAATCGGCTCTTTCGCCGTAATTTCGCGCACGATGTTCAGCGCCTCGTCGAAGTTGCCGTCGATGGCGATCACTTCCGCGCCATACGCGATCGCTTGCGCCAGCTTGCCGAGGGCGATGTTGCCGCTCGGAATCAACACGATGCAGCGCAAGCCGGAGCGCGCGGCGTAAGCAGCGGCAGCAGCCGACGTGTTGCCGGTGGAAGCGCACATGATCGTTTTGCTGCCTTCCTCTACTGCCTTGGCGACAGCCATCACCATGCCCCTGTCCTTGAACGAGCCTGTCGGGTTCAGCCCCTCGTACTTCACGTACAGCTCGACGCCGAGCTGTTTGGACAGGTTTGGCGCGTGAATCAACGGTGTATTTCCTTCGTGCAGGCTGATGAGCGGTGTCTTGTCCGTAACCGGAAGAAACTCCCGATAGCGTGCGATGATGCCAGATTGTCGATCCGAACTCATTATTTGTCTCCCCCTTCTACCCGGTAGCAGCTTTCAATCTTGGACACGATGTCCATTTGTTCCATGTAGGCAATGACTCCGTCCATGTCGCTTTTCGAGGACAGGTGCGTCACCATGATGATTTCCGCCTCGCCGCCATTGTTGTACGGCTGCTGGATGACTTGCTCCAGGGAAATGTTTTTGTCAGCCAAAAGCTGGGTGATCTGCGCCAAAACGCCGCGCTTGTCTGTCACTACGATCCGCAGGAAGTATTTGGACAGCTTTTCGCTGTCGTCCTTGAGAATTTTTTCTTTGTACGGAGCGACCATTCCGCGTCCGTTTACCCCGAGCTTTCTGTTTTTCACAACGGTAACGAGGTCGGACACGACTGCGGTCGCAGTCGGAAGCTCGCCCGCGCCCGGCCCATAGAACATCGTCTCGCCAACCGCTTCGCCGTGAACGTACACTGCGTTGAACACGCCGTTGACGGAAGCCAGCGGATGCGATTTTGGCACCATTGTCGGCTGCACGCTCACCTCGATCGCTTCCCCATCGCGTCTCGCCAGGCCCAGCAGCTTGATCTCATAGCCCAGTTGCTTGCCGTAGGCGATGTCCTCTTTGCTCACTTTGCTGATTCCTTTGACGTCCACGTCTTCGAGCTTCATCGGTACGCGGAAGCCGAGCGTCGCCAGAATCGCCATTTTGCGGGCCGCGTCGAAGCCTTCCACGTCAGAGGTAGGATTCGCCTCCGCATATCCCAACGCTTGCGCCTCCTTCAAAACGTCGCTGTAGTCTGCCCCCTCCTGGCTCATTTTGGTCAAAATGTAGTTGGTCGTCCCGTTGACGATGCCCATCATTTTGGTGATGCGGTCAGAGGAGAAGCCTTCCACCAGCGCGCGCAAGATCGGAATGCCGCCTGCCACGCTCGCTTCGTAAAACACGTCGCAGCCTTTTTCCTGCGCCTTGTTCAAAATTTCAGCGCCGTGCAGCGCCATCAAGTCTTTGTTGGCTGTCACCACATGCTTGCCGCGCTCCAGTGCTGCGAGAATGTACTCCTTCGCCGGATGGATGCCACCGATGACCTCGACGATCACCTCAATGTCCGGATCATCCAGAAGCTCAGCAGGTTCTGTCGTCAGCAGATTATCCATGGAACTGATATTGCGGGATTTCTCGGCGTCCTGCACGAGAATTTTCGTAATCTCAATCCCCAGTCCCGTCTGCTTTTGCAAGTCGTCCTGATGCGCCTGGATGATGCGGACAACCCCTGTCCCTACTGTGCCAAACCCCATTAACCCCAGCTTGATGCTTTGCTTCTCCATTGTTTCTCTCCTCCTACCCTTCTTTTACCCTCTGCCGACGATCATCGCTTTGCGAACGCCGGGGATTTCTTGCAAGCTTTCCAGAAATTCCGTGCTGGATACGCGCAGGTTGGCCATATCGACAGACATGGAAATGTTGGCAATCCCTTGCAGCGGAATCGTCTGGTTGATCGTCAGCACGTTCCCGCCTTGTTCTGCTACGTACGTGAGCACCTTGGACAAATAACCGGACATGTGCTCCAGCGAAAACGTGATCGTCATGATCTTTTCGCTCATCATGGCATTGAAGGGAAAGATACCGTCCTTGTATTTGTAAAAAGCACTTCGGCTCAGTCCCACCCGCTCCACTGCCTCATTCACGGTGTCCACTTCGCCGGATTCCAGCATCTTTTTCGCTTCGATCGTCTTCACGATAGATTCTGGTAAGATGTCAGATCGTATCAAGTAGAACTTCTCTTCCCGTTTCACCGTCGTGTCCTCCTGAGAAAAACAGTTGTTTCTTCATAGAGGACATTATAACGGATACCGTCCGCTGTGACAATCCTTGAACGCCAATTTTTTTCACCCAACCTGATTCGGTTCACTCGGGTTACATGAGCTTGGCGCGCTTCGCGCAAACTAAAAGCGGTTGAGGAAGAGGAGGTGAAAGACAGATGGCAGGACGCGGAAAGTCGGACAAATCAGAGCGCCGCAACAATCACCCGGCCGGGAAGCCGAGCAGCCTGGATCAGTTTGGCGCTGATCTGCGCGGCAAAAAAATGGCGCAATCCCCGAACATCGTCGAAGATCCGAGCGGCAACAAATAAGTCCGCCAGAGTGATCTGCACCTTTGCTCGCTGAAATAGGAAAAACCCGGGATGCCAGATCCCGGGTTTTGTGCGTGTTACTCGTATGAATTAGTAGGCCAGCGAGGACAGGCCGTTGATATGAGTCAGGTAGCGCACGTTGCTCGCTTCCTTCATCAAGGTAGCTGGCAAGCCTTTCAGCTTCAGTTGGCTTGCGCCGATGGTGCCGATGGCGTCTTTGCGGCCCAGGCTGCCCAGCGTACCGGAGAATACCGGCTTGAACGTGTCCATTTTGGAGCCGTTGAAGTGCGCGAACAGGTTGTAGCCCACCACTTCGCCCATTTGCCATGCCAGTTGCGCAGTCGGCGGGTATGGACGGCCTTCTGGTCCCATCACGACCGCGCTGTCGCCTGCGAGGAATACTTCTGGGTGAGAAGTGGATTGCAAGTATTCGGTAACGGTTGCACGGCCGCGATTTACTTCAATGCCGCACTCCGCCACTACGCGATTGCCTTGCACGCCGCCTGTCCAAACCATTGTTTTGGTTTCGATGGTGTTGCCGTCTTTTAAGCATACCGTCGTTTCTTTCATTTCAGTTACCGGAACGCCCGTCAGGAACTGAACGCCGCGTTTTTCCAGGCTTGTTTTCGCACGCTCTACCAGGTCAGGGGCAAAGCCTGCGAGGATGGATGGTCCTGCTTCTACACAGTAGATGGACAGGTCTGCAAAATCTACGCCGTATTTGCGGCACAGGTTCGGCAGCATGTCGGCGAACTCGCCAACCAGCTCGATCCCGGTCAGGCCGCCACCGCCAACCACGAAGGTGGCATCTGCCTTGTTTTTGCTCTTGCTGTACTCTGCTACGCGCTCTTCGAGGTGCGCGCGCAGACGGTTTGCTTCCTCTACCGATTTCAGCGTGAAGCTGTACTCTTGCAGGCCAGGAATGCCGAAGAATGCCGTCTCGCTGCCCAGCGCGATTACCAGTGCATCGTATTTGATAGACTCGCCGCTCGCCAGCGTCACACGCTGCGATTCGAGGCCGATTTTTTCCACAGTATCAATCACGAGGTTGATATCTTTGCCGCGCAGCAGTCTTTCCAGTGGCAGCGCCACGTTTTGCTCAGACAGGTTTCCTACTGCCAAGCGGTGCAGCTCCGTGATGATTTGGTGCGTAGGGAAACGGTTCACAACCGTGATCGTCGCTTCTTCAGCCGTCATGTGTTTACGTGCAGTCAAAGCGGACAGCAATCCGCCGTAGCCGCCGCCCAAAATGAGAATATGCTTCGCCATGCCCAATCCTCCGTCCTTGTCTCTCGTAGGTTATCGTAATTAGCGTTTTTGCTGCTGGCGCTCTGCCAAAACTTCCAGGAATGCCTGGGCGAAACGCAATGTTTTTTGTACTTGCGGGTCTTTCAGCATTTTGAGCATGCCAAACAAACCGATAGTGGATTCCTCCGCGTGCGCGCGGTCGTTTGCTTCGATCGCCGCTTGTGCGATGCCTTTTGCCTTGTCAGAGATCGGCTTGACGAACTCTTCCACGCCGCCCTTGATGTCTTCGATGAGCACTTGGTCGTTGGCTACGGTTTGTACCAGGTCGTACGTTTTGGTGAGGATGGTTGTCATCTCGGCCAGCTTCGGCAAGTTTGCCACCAACACATTCAGGGATTCTTGAATTTCTGGCTTCATCAACTGATCGAGTACATCCATTTGCTGCTCAGGTGCCAGGGTAGCGGTGCTTGCTACTTCCGCCTGAGCTTGTTGCGTGGTTGTTTGAGACATAGAAAAACGTCCTCCTTTGCTTTGGAATAGAGGCCTTCTTTCTCGATGCCTGTTCATACGAGTAACGGCCGCCATTCTCCCAAAATACCGAAAAGCCTATGTGCTTGTAATATTTTTCACAAACTGAAGCAACACAACAGCGTAGAATAATCAAAAGTGCAAGATTTCACAAAGTGATATTCAGGAAAGCGTACAAAACAAATCCACCAGGTGAACAGGCTCGATTCAGAACTCTATGTACTCTACTATATACCTTCTTCGCGGGAACAGCAAAGGAAAAAAAACCGCTTCCTCAGGAAGAAGCGGCAGACGTGAGTTTTTTATAGTAATCTTTGATGAGTTGGTGATGCTTTTCATTGATATCCGTAAAAATCAACTCGATCACGGTTTGCTTGTCGTCGAAAGTTTTCTCCACGATTTTTGCCATCATGACGATTTCCTGGCCAGTCGACGGAACTGTGAACGAGAGGTGGAGAAACTCTCCCTTTGCCACGTAGCCTTCTGTGCCGAGAATAAGCCGTGTGGGGGAAAGCTTCAGCAGCACAGCCTCTCCTTTTTCCTCGATCGGCCTTGCCCCCATCACCTTGTACGGGACGCGGATGTCGATTCCCGGGGAGATGGGCTCCTGCTTGCGGCCTGCCACAATCTCGACGCCGACGCTGACCGGAACCATCGCCAACAGCTTGATTGGCCAGACCGTTTCTTCTGAAATGACTTCCAGATCAATCGTGTTAATAGCCGCATCCGATTCCCACCGAACACGTACCGTTGATCCGAGCAGTTCGGTCCTTGCTTCGGCCTTCATCTCAAGAGAGACAACGAGATAACTGCTTTTGACATGCTCTACCATTACTTGAATGGGCGCTTTGACCTGTCTTGAGATCATCATCGGCAAAGAAGCACCGCGTTGGAGGCGTTTGTCCGCCATGAAAGGGGTAAGGGATGGGATATCAATCATTTTTGTTTGTCACTCCACAAAGTCAAACTCTAATTTGCCAATCCGAACGGTATCCCCGTCTTTTGCGCCGTGCTTGCGCAATGCCTCGTCCACGCCCATGCTGCGCATCTGTCTTGCGAAGCGCTGAGCGGCGTCATAGCTGTTGAGGTTCGTCATGCGCACCAGCTTCTCGATTTTCTCGCCGCTGACCACGAACACATCGTTGTCGCGGGTAATCTCGAATGGCTCCGGCTCTTTTTCCGCCCGGAACACCACGCGCTCTTCCACTTCTACAACTTCCTCGACCGTCGGCTTGTCCGGAATCGTCGAGAGCATGTCGCCTATCGCGTACATCAATTCCTGGACGCCTTGTCTGGTCGCTGCCGAAATCTCAAACACGTTGACATCCGGCACTTTTTCCTTGAAGCGTCGCAAGTTTTCCGCCGCTTCCGGCACGTCCATCTTGTTGGCCGCGATAATTTGCGGACGCTCCTCAAGCTTCAGGTTGTAGAGCTTCAGCTCGCGGTTAATCTGCAAGTAATCTTCGTAAGGATCGCGTCCATCCACCCCTGCCATGTCGATGACGTGAACAATCAGGCGGGTGCGCTCCACGTGGCGCAGGAATTGGTGGCCAAGCCCCACACCTTCGTGCGCGCCTTCAATCAGCCCCGGCAAGTCAGCCATGACAAAGCTCTGCTCGCCCAAATCCACGACACCCAGATTCGGCGTCAACGTCGTAAAATGGTACGCTGCGATCTTTGGCTTCGCCGCAGTCACACTGGAGAGCAGTGTCGATTTTCCGACGCTCGGATAGCCAACCAGACCGACATCCGCAATCAGCTTCAGCTCCATGACGATGTAGCGCTCCTGGCCCGGTTCTCCGTTCTCCGAAATATGTGGGGCGGGATTGGACGAATTGGCAAAACGGATGTTCCCCCGTCCGCCACGTCCGCCTTTGGCGATCACAGCGCGCTGGCCGTGCTCCACCAGATCGGCAATGACTTCTTTTGTGTCGTCATCAATGACGGTCGTGCCCGGCGGTACGCGGACGATCATGTCCTCCGCTCCGGCTCCGTGCTGCGACTTGTTGCGTCCGTGCTCTCCGCGCGGCGCCTTGAAATGTCTTTGGTAGCGGAAGTCTACGAGCGTGCGCAGTCCTTCATCGACTTCAAACACGACATCGCCGCCTTTACCGCCATCGCCGCCTGCCGGTCCGCCAAGCGGCACGTACTTCTCCCGGCGAAAAGAAACGGCTCCGTTCCCACCGTCTCCGCCTTTTACATAAACTTTTACCTGATCGACAAACATGGTGTCACCTCTTTCATTGCGCGAATGGAATCAGCAAGTCCAACACCCATTCGCCTTCCGTCTGTATCCACTCGGTGACCTCCACCGTACTTTGCTCGCTATTCCGTATCAGCTTTTCCAATTTTTCCATTCCGGATGCATTCAGCTCTCCGGCCAGGTCAAAACGAAAATGAACGCCTCGTTGATCCGCCTGCAAGCTTACGTGCATACTGGCTGGCTCGTAGCCATTTTGGTCTACATGATCGTTCACTGTGCATAATATCTCCGACACCAACTGAAACAAGTGCTGCTCGTCC
It includes:
- the thrC gene encoding threonine synthase; protein product: MSSDRQSGIIARYREFLPVTDKTPLISLHEGNTPLIHAPNLSKQLGVELYVKYEGLNPTGSFKDRGMVMAVAKAVEEGSKTIMCASTGNTSAAAAAYAARSGLRCIVLIPSGNIALGKLAQAIAYGAEVIAIDGNFDEALNIVREITAKEPITLVNSVNPYRIEGQKTGAFEVCDALADAPDILAIPVGNAGNITAYWKGFKEYKKAGKSSRLPHMYGFQAAGAAPLVLGQPVPNPETIATAIRIGNPASKDGALNAIAESNGLVDSVTDEEIMQAYQLLAKNEGVFCEPASAASLAGIIKLHQAGKLPQGVKVACVLTGNGLKDPNIALKLVGEEPRSVPATHEAVMQLVRQSESEVVS
- a CDS encoding homoserine dehydrogenase, giving the protein MEKQSIKLGLMGFGTVGTGVVRIIQAHQDDLQKQTGLGIEITKILVQDAEKSRNISSMDNLLTTEPAELLDDPDIEVIVEVIGGIHPAKEYILAALERGKHVVTANKDLMALHGAEILNKAQEKGCDVFYEASVAGGIPILRALVEGFSSDRITKMMGIVNGTTNYILTKMSQEGADYSDVLKEAQALGYAEANPTSDVEGFDAARKMAILATLGFRVPMKLEDVDVKGISKVSKEDIAYGKQLGYEIKLLGLARRDGEAIEVSVQPTMVPKSHPLASVNGVFNAVYVHGEAVGETMFYGPGAGELPTATAVVSDLVTVVKNRKLGVNGRGMVAPYKEKILKDDSEKLSKYFLRIVVTDKRGVLAQITQLLADKNISLEQVIQQPYNNGGEAEIIMVTHLSSKSDMDGVIAYMEQMDIVSKIESCYRVEGGDK
- a CDS encoding PilZ domain-containing protein; amino-acid sequence: MIDIPSLTPFMADKRLQRGASLPMMISRQVKAPIQVMVEHVKSSYLVVSLEMKAEARTELLGSTVRVRWESDAAINTIDLEVISEETVWPIKLLAMVPVSVGVEIVAGRKQEPISPGIDIRVPYKVMGARPIEEKGEAVLLKLSPTRLILGTEGYVAKGEFLHLSFTVPSTGQEIVMMAKIVEKTFDDKQTVIELIFTDINEKHHQLIKDYYKKLTSAASS
- a CDS encoding NAD(P)/FAD-dependent oxidoreductase, which gives rise to MAKHILILGGGYGGLLSALTARKHMTAEEATITVVNRFPTHQIITELHRLAVGNLSEQNVALPLERLLRGKDINLVIDTVEKIGLESQRVTLASGESIKYDALVIALGSETAFFGIPGLQEYSFTLKSVEEANRLRAHLEERVAEYSKSKNKADATFVVGGGGLTGIELVGEFADMLPNLCRKYGVDFADLSIYCVEAGPSILAGFAPDLVERAKTSLEKRGVQFLTGVPVTEMKETTVCLKDGNTIETKTMVWTGGVQGNRVVAECGIEVNRGRATVTEYLQSTSHPEVFLAGDSAVVMGPEGRPYPPTAQLAWQMGEVVGYNLFAHFNGSKMDTFKPVFSGTLGSLGRKDAIGTIGASQLKLKGLPATLMKEASNVRYLTHINGLSSLAY
- the obgE gene encoding GTPase ObgE, encoding MFVDQVKVYVKGGDGGNGAVSFRREKYVPLGGPAGGDGGKGGDVVFEVDEGLRTLVDFRYQRHFKAPRGEHGRNKSQHGAGAEDMIVRVPPGTTVIDDDTKEVIADLVEHGQRAVIAKGGRGGRGNIRFANSSNPAPHISENGEPGQERYIVMELKLIADVGLVGYPSVGKSTLLSSVTAAKPKIAAYHFTTLTPNLGVVDLGEQSFVMADLPGLIEGAHEGVGLGHQFLRHVERTRLIVHVIDMAGVDGRDPYEDYLQINRELKLYNLKLEERPQIIAANKMDVPEAAENLRRFKEKVPDVNVFEISAATRQGVQELMYAIGDMLSTIPDKPTVEEVVEVEERVVFRAEKEPEPFEITRDNDVFVVSGEKIEKLVRMTNLNSYDAAQRFARQMRSMGVDEALRKHGAKDGDTVRIGKLEFDFVE
- the pheA gene encoding prephenate dehydratase, which gives rise to MEKKLAFLGPRGTFTEEAARSLTQDQPISLVPYPSIIDVLNAVSNKEVAFGVVPMENSIEGTVNSTLDWLIHEVDLPIMAELALPITQNLLVAKREQPLPLSAITKVLSHPQAIAQSHNFLRENLPHAQIEYVNSTALAAKTVSEHPEEPWAAVGTRLNVEIYPLEFAREQIQDYSNNYTRFVLVGQEPLALPASAREKTTILVTLPEDFPGALYQVLAAFAWRKVNLSRIESRPTKKALGSYYFVIDIEQKMDDVLLPGAFAEIEAIGCQVRQLGTYPFYMQKANF
- the safA gene encoding LysM peptidoglycan-binding domain-containing protein is translated as MRIHIVQKGESMWKIAKKYGVDYKELLRLNSQIKTPDTLYPGARIKIPAKRVPVRPQPRTTPHPMSEAAPYVKERPITEPESEEVPLQIERRPIEPEEQEEEVRIESESKPRVSPEIPFTPPAKERPPASPTPSVSPETIRPTPTPAPLPERVVPPKPPGPNINLEPQRPPVPTTPARPVVPPVQPTQVSPYIYQPPSPPNIAMPNVPPLPPTQIRPLQPQTPPAIQCPPCPPVQTQPNIPPGQVRPFSPMPPTQVRPLQPMPPQQVRPMPMPPRPPQQQVHPLPPAPKFRPCPPVRPCPPCAAPRMPMPQQPGRQLVSPEQMGPGPWQRPFPGPGPGQPMFPYRPFVSPWQMMPPFPGMIPFGMPPIRPMPLPMPLYPLQPLHPPMPMPYPPSPPRQPRAKLPVCPEPVESSSSCECSSASPEYRKRRRVRSSRGPQPFHNNMMFPPTQCVASMPEQGAWPNWGDGLDESSSY
- the thrB gene encoding homoserine kinase, yielding MSEQRVKVTIPASTANLGPGFDALGMAFQLYSVVEMEVSEQTTVELVGKELEGTPADKSNLLYQVAAGLFAEAGLAVPELAIRASSDAPLTRGLGSSAAAIVGALVAANQLAGEPFTREELFARATAMEGHPDNVGASMFGGIIVATMPEKAGEPVPYVRFAPPAGLQTLVVIPDFMLETQKARNVLPQVYSKEDVVYNVGHSSLLVAALAQGRLDLMGRAMSDRLHQPYRAKLVPGLNEILDKATEHGAVGAALSGAGPTILCFFSTAEEEGRLRAFVDSVMKGHGITYRVMILQPDENGVQVEIHQR
- a CDS encoding ACT domain-containing protein, translated to MKREEKFYLIRSDILPESIVKTIEAKKMLESGEVDTVNEAVERVGLSRSAFYKYKDGIFPFNAMMSEKIMTITFSLEHMSGYLSKVLTYVAEQGGNVLTINQTIPLQGIANISMSVDMANLRVSSTEFLESLQEIPGVRKAMIVGRG
- a CDS encoding DUF1641 domain-containing protein: MSQTTTQQAQAEVASTATLAPEQQMDVLDQLMKPEIQESLNVLVANLPKLAEMTTILTKTYDLVQTVANDQVLIEDIKGGVEEFVKPISDKAKGIAQAAIEANDRAHAEESTIGLFGMLKMLKDPQVQKTLRFAQAFLEVLAERQQQKR